The genomic window TCCGCGAATCCATCACTGGAATCCATTCCGGCCACCCGAAAATTGCGACATTGGCCAGATACATCAAACCGGGGTTGGGGATATTGATGCGCCTTGCGCCAAGTCCCGGCATCCGGCAATGTCGTATCAGCCTTGAGTAAACATTCCAAACCAGCACGGGAAAGGCCATGTGGTCCGGTTACGAGAATGACGTCCCCAACTTTTGCGGCCGATCGCTGAATCACATTTGCCGGGGACACTTGCCCAAACGCTGTAATCGCGATCGTCCGCACGGGGGATCGCACCACGTCACCACCAACGATTGCGCCACCAAACTGGCTGAGGCAGTCACTCATTCCTTGATACAGCGATTCCACCCACGGAACCGGGGTATCCGGCGGTAGTCCCAAACCAACGGTAATTCCCGTAGGCATTGCGCCCATTGCGGCCAAATCGGAAAGATTAGCCGCAATCGCCCGCCAACCCGCACTGTGGGGTGGGGTCGTCTGGTCACTAAAATGCACGCTATCGACTAAAACATCCGTTGTGACGACGATCGAGGCACCGGGCTGAGTCGCCAACACCGCCGCATCATCACCGACAATTTCTGTGGGACAAAAGCTTTGAACTAGCTTCAACAAGCCTTGCTCACCGAGTTGAGCGATCGTTTGAGTCATGATTCAGATTAAAAAACCGGGGCAACCGGCCCCGGCTCACTCAAATAATTTTGCGTCGGTCAATTAGGCTTTCGGCTTCACCAAGTTTTCCAAACCACTTACGACCTTGGCCGAAATAATCTGGTCATCCGTCGTCAGCTTACCTAACAACTGATTGCCCTCCGTCACGTAACCAAAGATCGCGTAACGCCCATCCAGTAAGTTAATTCCGGCTGGCGTCAGCTCTGGCTCAAACAGGAAGAAGAAGAACTGGGAAGACCCCCCATCCGGTTCATCCCCCGGACGCGCCATTGCCATTGCCCCATAGGACGAGAACGGCAACACGGGCTGATCCAACGGTCGGCCAATATCTTCAAAGGTTGTGCCATAGGTCGGCACCGTATCACCCTCAGCTAAGATTTCCAGCGGCACCGCCCGATATTTCTTGGTCTTCGGATCGATGAAACCTTCTTCAGGGCCATCGGGATTACCCGTCTGCACCACGTAAAATTCTTCTGCCCGATCGATCTTCATCTTGTTATAGAAACCCCGCTCCACCAAGTCAGCGAAGTTACCCGCCGAAACCGGCGCGCTATAGCCGTCCAGCACTGCCGTCAGATCACCCTTCGTGGTCTTAAACAACACCGTCGCCCGCCCTTTCAGCTGCGGCAAGTTGCTATATTCCTCTGGCACTTCAAACGGAAAGCCTGGGACCATCAGCGCTTCCAAATCGCCGATCAGATCCAATACGCGCAGTCGCTCGTCTAATACACCGTCTTTATTTTCGGCTTCCGCTAGCGTCCGCAAATTCGTTGTCCCGGCCTGAATTTCGCTAATCAGCGTCTCGGCTTGCGGCAATTGCGTTTCGGCCACCGAAGCCAAAATCTTATCTTTTTTGTTCAGCAGCATCACGTCAGCCTTTTTGACATCGGTGACCACCGGGCCCCAACGTCGGACCGCCCGCAATTGGTAGGAAATATCCTCGATCGAATCCTGGATCTTCCGAATCGTCGG from Romeriopsis navalis LEGE 11480 includes these protein-coding regions:
- the thiL gene encoding thiamine-phosphate kinase, which produces MTQTIAQLGEQGLLKLVQSFCPTEIVGDDAAVLATQPGASIVVTTDVLVDSVHFSDQTTPPHSAGWRAIAANLSDLAAMGAMPTGITVGLGLPPDTPVPWVESLYQGMSDCLSQFGGAIVGGDVVRSPVRTIAITAFGQVSPANVIQRSAAKVGDVILVTGPHGLSRAGLECLLKADTTLPDAGTWRKAHQYPQPRFDVSGQCRNFRVAGMDSSDGFADAVLQICRSSQVGATITHLPIPVTLLNHPQATDWTLYGGEDFELVLCLAPGQAQQLLTQFPGAMIVGQIIAGSQVQVATPNAAVITLSLDAGFRHFAS
- a CDS encoding peptidylprolyl isomerase, producing the protein MSFLNRFMRAGCAALVAVALLAWTPSAQALPQGNAIKDPKALLRNSLPIDNPTIRKIQDSIEDISYQLRAVRRWGPVVTDVKKADVMLLNKKDKILASVAETQLPQAETLISEIQAGTTNLRTLAEAENKDGVLDERLRVLDLIGDLEALMVPGFPFEVPEEYSNLPQLKGRATVLFKTTKGDLTAVLDGYSAPVSAGNFADLVERGFYNKMKIDRAEEFYVVQTGNPDGPEEGFIDPKTKKYRAVPLEILAEGDTVPTYGTTFEDIGRPLDQPVLPFSSYGAMAMARPGDEPDGGSSQFFFFLFEPELTPAGINLLDGRYAIFGYVTEGNQLLGKLTTDDQIISAKVVSGLENLVKPKA